A window of the Gorilla gorilla gorilla isolate KB3781 chromosome 8, NHGRI_mGorGor1-v2.1_pri, whole genome shotgun sequence genome harbors these coding sequences:
- the PRF1 gene encoding perforin-1 isoform X2: MAARLLLLGILLLLLPLPVPAPCHTATRSECKRSHKFVPGAWLAGEGVDVTSLRRSGSFPVDTQRFLRPDGTCTLCENALQEGTLQRLPLALTNWRAQGSGCQRHVTRAKVSSTEAVARDAARSIRNDWKVGLDVTPKPTSNVHVSVAGSHSQAANFAAQKTHQDQYSFSTDTVECRFYSFHVVHTPPLHPDFKRALGDLPHHFNASTQPAYLRLISNYGTHFIRAVELGGRISALTALRTCELALEGLTDNEVEDCLTVEAQVNIGIHGSSSAEAKACEEKKKKHKMTASFHQTYRERHSEVVGGHHTSINDLLFGIQAGPEQYSAWVNSLPGSPGLVDYTLEPLHVLLDSQDPRREALRRALSQYLTDRARWRDCSRPCPPGRQKSPRDPCQCVCHGSAVTTQDCCPRQRGLAQLEVTFIQAWGLWGDWFTATDAYVKLFFGGQELRTSTVWDNNNPIWSVRLDFGDVLLATGGPLRLQVWDQDSGGDDDLLGTCDQAPKSGSHEVRCNLNHGHLKFRYHARCLPHLGGGTCLDYVPQMLLGEPPGNRSGAVW; the protein is encoded by the exons ATGGCGGCCCGTCTGCTCCTCCTGGGCATCCTTctcctgctgctgcccctgcccgTCCCTGCCCCATGCCACACAGCCACACGCTCAGAGTGCAAGCGCAGCCACAAGTTCGTGCCTGGTGCATGGCTGGCCGGGGAGGGTGTGGACGTGACCAGCCTCCGCCGCTCGGGCTCCTTCCCAGTGGACACACAAAGGTTCCTGCGGCCCGACGGCACCTGCACCCTCTGTGAAAATGCCCTACAGGAGGGCACCCTCCAGCGCCTGCCTCTGGCACTCACCAACTGGCGGGCCCAGGGCTCTGGCTGCCAGCGCCATGTAACCAGGGCCAAAGTCAGCTCCACTGAAGCTGTGGCCCGGGATGCGGCTCGTAGCATCCGCAACGACTGGAAGGTCGGGCTGGATGTGACTCCTAAGCCCACCAGCAATGTGCATGTGTCCGTGGCCGGCTCACACTCACAGGCAGCCAACTTTGCAGCCCAGAAGACCCACCAGGACCAGTACAGCTTCAGCACTGACACAGTGGAGTGCCGCTTCTACAG TTTCCATGTGGTACACACTCCCCCGCTGCACCCTGACTTCAAGAGGGCCCTCGGAGACCTGCCCCACCACTTCAACGCCTCCACCCAGCCCGCCTACCTCAGGCTCATCTCCAACTACGGCACCCACTTCATCCGGGCTGTGGAGCTGGGTGGCCGCATATCGGCCCTCACTGCCCTGCGCACCTGCGAGCTGGCCCTGGAAGGGCTCACGGACAACGAGGTGGAGGACTGCCTGACTGTCGAGGCCCAGGTCAACATAGGCATCCACGGCAGCTCCTCTGCCGAAGCCAAGGCCTgtgaggagaagaagaagaagcacaaGATGACGGCCTCCTTCCACCAAACCTACCGGGAGCGCCATTCGGAAGTGGTTGGCGGCCATCACACCTCCATTAACGACCTGCTGTTCGGGATCCAGGCCGGGCCCGAGCAGTACTCAGCCTGGGTAAACTCGCTGCCCGGCAGCCCTGGCCTGGTGGACTACACCCTGGAACCCCTGCACGTGCTGCTGGACAGCCAGGACCCACGGCGGGAGGCACTGAGGAGGGCCCTGAGTCAGTACCTGACGGACAGGGCTCGCTGGAGGGACTGCAGCCGGCCGTGCCCACCAGGGCGGCAGAAGAGCCCCCGAGACCCATGCCAGTGTGTGTGCCATGGCTCAGCGGTCACCACCCAGGACTGCTGCCCTCGGCAGAGGGGCCTGGCCCAGCTGGAGGTGACCTTCATCCAAGCATGGGGCCTGTGGGGGGACTGGTTCACTGCCACGGATGCCTATGTGAAGCTCTTCTTTGGTGGCCAGGAGCTGAGGACGAGCACCGTGTGGGACAATAACAACCCCATCTGGTCAGTGCGGCTGGATTTTGGGGATGTGCTCCTGGCCACAGGGGGGCCCCTGAGGTTGCAGGTCTGGGATCAGGACTCTGGCGGGGACGATGACCTCCTTGGCACCTGTGATCAGGCTCCCAAGTCTGGTTCCCATGAGGTGAGATGCAACCTGAATCATGGCCACCTAAAATTCCGCTATCATGCCAGGTGCTTGCCCCATCTGGGAGGAGGCACCTGCCTGGACTATGTCCCCCAAATGCTTCTGGGGGAGCCTCCAGGAAACCGGAGTGGGGCCGTGTGGTGA
- the PRF1 gene encoding perforin-1 isoform X1, which produces MASQSPSAPCLCSSMAARLLLLGILLLLLPLPVPAPCHTATRSECKRSHKFVPGAWLAGEGVDVTSLRRSGSFPVDTQRFLRPDGTCTLCENALQEGTLQRLPLALTNWRAQGSGCQRHVTRAKVSSTEAVARDAARSIRNDWKVGLDVTPKPTSNVHVSVAGSHSQAANFAAQKTHQDQYSFSTDTVECRFYSFHVVHTPPLHPDFKRALGDLPHHFNASTQPAYLRLISNYGTHFIRAVELGGRISALTALRTCELALEGLTDNEVEDCLTVEAQVNIGIHGSSSAEAKACEEKKKKHKMTASFHQTYRERHSEVVGGHHTSINDLLFGIQAGPEQYSAWVNSLPGSPGLVDYTLEPLHVLLDSQDPRREALRRALSQYLTDRARWRDCSRPCPPGRQKSPRDPCQCVCHGSAVTTQDCCPRQRGLAQLEVTFIQAWGLWGDWFTATDAYVKLFFGGQELRTSTVWDNNNPIWSVRLDFGDVLLATGGPLRLQVWDQDSGGDDDLLGTCDQAPKSGSHEVRCNLNHGHLKFRYHARCLPHLGGGTCLDYVPQMLLGEPPGNRSGAVW; this is translated from the exons ATGGCTTCCCAGAGCCCAAGTGCCCCCTGTCTCTGCAGCTCCATGGCGGCCCGTCTGCTCCTCCTGGGCATCCTTctcctgctgctgcccctgcccgTCCCTGCCCCATGCCACACAGCCACACGCTCAGAGTGCAAGCGCAGCCACAAGTTCGTGCCTGGTGCATGGCTGGCCGGGGAGGGTGTGGACGTGACCAGCCTCCGCCGCTCGGGCTCCTTCCCAGTGGACACACAAAGGTTCCTGCGGCCCGACGGCACCTGCACCCTCTGTGAAAATGCCCTACAGGAGGGCACCCTCCAGCGCCTGCCTCTGGCACTCACCAACTGGCGGGCCCAGGGCTCTGGCTGCCAGCGCCATGTAACCAGGGCCAAAGTCAGCTCCACTGAAGCTGTGGCCCGGGATGCGGCTCGTAGCATCCGCAACGACTGGAAGGTCGGGCTGGATGTGACTCCTAAGCCCACCAGCAATGTGCATGTGTCCGTGGCCGGCTCACACTCACAGGCAGCCAACTTTGCAGCCCAGAAGACCCACCAGGACCAGTACAGCTTCAGCACTGACACAGTGGAGTGCCGCTTCTACAG TTTCCATGTGGTACACACTCCCCCGCTGCACCCTGACTTCAAGAGGGCCCTCGGAGACCTGCCCCACCACTTCAACGCCTCCACCCAGCCCGCCTACCTCAGGCTCATCTCCAACTACGGCACCCACTTCATCCGGGCTGTGGAGCTGGGTGGCCGCATATCGGCCCTCACTGCCCTGCGCACCTGCGAGCTGGCCCTGGAAGGGCTCACGGACAACGAGGTGGAGGACTGCCTGACTGTCGAGGCCCAGGTCAACATAGGCATCCACGGCAGCTCCTCTGCCGAAGCCAAGGCCTgtgaggagaagaagaagaagcacaaGATGACGGCCTCCTTCCACCAAACCTACCGGGAGCGCCATTCGGAAGTGGTTGGCGGCCATCACACCTCCATTAACGACCTGCTGTTCGGGATCCAGGCCGGGCCCGAGCAGTACTCAGCCTGGGTAAACTCGCTGCCCGGCAGCCCTGGCCTGGTGGACTACACCCTGGAACCCCTGCACGTGCTGCTGGACAGCCAGGACCCACGGCGGGAGGCACTGAGGAGGGCCCTGAGTCAGTACCTGACGGACAGGGCTCGCTGGAGGGACTGCAGCCGGCCGTGCCCACCAGGGCGGCAGAAGAGCCCCCGAGACCCATGCCAGTGTGTGTGCCATGGCTCAGCGGTCACCACCCAGGACTGCTGCCCTCGGCAGAGGGGCCTGGCCCAGCTGGAGGTGACCTTCATCCAAGCATGGGGCCTGTGGGGGGACTGGTTCACTGCCACGGATGCCTATGTGAAGCTCTTCTTTGGTGGCCAGGAGCTGAGGACGAGCACCGTGTGGGACAATAACAACCCCATCTGGTCAGTGCGGCTGGATTTTGGGGATGTGCTCCTGGCCACAGGGGGGCCCCTGAGGTTGCAGGTCTGGGATCAGGACTCTGGCGGGGACGATGACCTCCTTGGCACCTGTGATCAGGCTCCCAAGTCTGGTTCCCATGAGGTGAGATGCAACCTGAATCATGGCCACCTAAAATTCCGCTATCATGCCAGGTGCTTGCCCCATCTGGGAGGAGGCACCTGCCTGGACTATGTCCCCCAAATGCTTCTGGGGGAGCCTCCAGGAAACCGGAGTGGGGCCGTGTGGTGA